From the genome of Papaver somniferum cultivar HN1 chromosome 2, ASM357369v1, whole genome shotgun sequence, one region includes:
- the LOC113347959 gene encoding probable caffeoyl-CoA O-methyltransferase At4g26220, with product MENKGLLQSKELYQYILNTSVYPRESEFLKELRDATANYPGALMGTAPDAGQLMTLLLGLVNAKKTIEIGVFTGYSLLLTAIAIPDYGKITAIDVSRKAYDDIGLPIMQKAGVEHKIDFVESPALRVLDKLLENTENEGTFDFAYVDADKVNYWNYHEKLLKLLRIGGVVVYDNTLWGGSVAMSDESLVPEHYRASRRHSIEFNKLIAADSRIRLSQVPVGDGSTVCVRLH from the exons ATGGAGAACAAGGGGCTATTGCAAAGTAAAGAATTGTATCAG TATATCTTGAACACTAGTGTGTACCCACGAGAATCAGAGTTTCTCAAGGAGTTGAGAGATGCTACTGCAAATTATCCAGG GGCTTTGATGGGTACTGCACCAGATGCGGGGCAGTTAATGACATTGCTTCTGGGTCTTGTTAATGCAAAGAAGACGATTGAAATTGGGGTTTTCACAGGATATTCTCTCCTCCTAACTGCTATTGCGATACCTGATTATGGGAAG ATCACAGCTATTGATGTTAGTCGGAAAGCATATGATGACATAGGATTACCAATTATGCAAAAGGCCGGCGTTGAACATAAAATTGATTTTGTTGAGTCTCCTGCTCTTCGTGTACTTGACAAACTGTTGGAAAAT ACTGAGAATGAAGGGACCTTTGACTTTGCTTATGTCGACGCAGACAAGGTTAATTACTGGAATTATCATGAGAAATTGTTGAAACTGTTGAGAATTGGCGGCGTCGTAGTTTACGATAACACATTGTGGGGAGGATCAGTGGCTATGAGCGACGAATCTTTGGTTCCAGAGCACTACAGAGCCTCTAGGCGTCACTCAATCGAGTTTAACAAGCTTATAGCAGCTGATTCTCGCATTCGGTTATCACAGGTACCAGTCGGTGATGGTAGCACTGTATGCGTACGTCTTCATTAG